CGCTTCAGCAGtggaactaaaaataaaaagagcaGTCTCTTACAAATTAAACGTATTCCAGTTACAGACCTAGATAAGTTGTACTTAAAAAAAGTAATCTCTTACGCGCCACTATCTGCCGTTGAGGTGGCGATTCTCGCCTGACTGTCAATTTCCTATTCACGGGAGTCACCAATGGCTTCCCGTAACCCGAATTCGGCCGACCTAGTAATAAGTtggtttttatatcatatttcaATCTGGAATTACTGTACCTATACCTATGCGGTGCGATAAAATTAACTATTCCGATCCCAATCGTTATTTTCGAATCGATTTCGAAATTGGCcgataagaatattttttttaacacaattacttaaatatgacgtataataagtatttttaatcagaggcggcctttggcggaggcgaaccgggcaaccgcccggggcctcgcgcttacagagACCTCGCACGATGCCTCGCAAGatcttttttttacgttcttaccgacgaaactgttaaaatagGGCAACGTTTTCAATAGTACATTTTTGGTTTGATTCGAAGATAGCAATTGAGACTATATTAGTTACAACTTTAAACTACATGGGTTGTCAGTATCTAGTCGCTCTTACACCTAACTACATTGTTTTATTCGTAAAATACACTCACTAAGTACaaggaaaataataagaaaCTGCTTTACTAACTTGGCGGGGTTGATGGCGCAATAGAAGCCTTCTTTTTGATGTTTTTCGTCACAATATCCAATATTTCTCCGTTCTTCGGAATGGGAGCAGCGCTATTTAGTGTTCTAGAACGAGCTGGAAATTTACAATCATGAGGATTTAAacagaagtaataaaaaatatactaaatagtgaatgtgatataaattttattcacaatttttttttatcctacaGCTGTCTTCTATCTTAgccgaatataaaattaagtataaggTTACCTGCTCAGTAAAAATCAATGGTTATTGATTATCTAAATAGTTTTAAACTCTTATGATAAATACATGCtatctttaaaaaatgtgtCAATGTGACAAATGTACTTCTTACTATCAATTACATGACTAGTCGAATTCTTCTTGATCAGTTTGAGTCGATCTGCTGGTCTGGCGTCTCGACTCGAGTTGGAACACTCGCTGATAGTACGAGCTGCGAAAATTCATTTATTCGATAACTGacgaaatcattattttttagatacgtaatagaaattttaatgaTCCATTCttcgttataatttaaataatgtttcaaaccAATTCTATGGCATATCTACTTGTCTTCAAGGCCAGAGATGTATCTCTGTACGTTCTgtagtaaatacaaaaatgtatataacaataacgtcaaccctgtattatatactgtcccactgctgggcaagggcctcctactactaagagagattaggccttagtccaccagctggcctaatgcggattggtagatttcacacacgttgtatgtttgtaatcagtaaactattttgaatattctttctctaataataatgtatattaccCTTGAAAgttacaggctactttttataccacCAATAGGTGTTAACAGGGACCGACTCACGAGccgcaaaagctagtactttaATGCAATATTTACATGTTGGGATCACTTCCACAGCTGCCTGCACGCATGGTTTTTCTGGCGAAGTTTCACGCCGCAGCTTGGATGTAGCGCTTTCGCTTAGTGATCCTAGTAAAAACATTTCAGCGTTAATTAAGtaaagaaacagaaaaaaaaacaaataacaaaacgatttaaaatactagcactcaaatcatattaaaaacacGTACTTGTAGATATTTTTGTTGGTGACGATGATTTGCTACGTGGTCTCACAATTCCAGATACGGTCATTCCTTTAAGTTCTTGTCTTAGTCCTGTAGACAGACGCTATAAGTATTACCTACAACTAATACGAAGGAGTAGGTATTCTTACATCCATACAGTCCCTTCAACCAACCCTGTATACAGGGATGTGCAACTAGTGAAACAAATAGTTGATTTTATTTCCATCACACGGCGACGATGAGTCTTTCGCCACATAAGCCAATTTCGGCACAACAATGTACATTCGTTGACGTAAATATAATCGAAGACCTCTCACTCAGTAAAGATCTTGGCCACCCTTGAATGAATTGTCTGAGCAGCTGGCATATTACAGCCTTTCTCCTCTGCTCTAAAAACAATAGTTATAACCCCACCTGTGACTTTAGCTCAACCAAAAATAATTCAGAAATACTATACTTACTGGAGGCATTACTCTCCCTGTAATTGACGTAAGAGTTCGGGGCGGAGCCACCATCGTGGCAAGGGGACGAGCACTTGCTCCCTCGGTTCGGTGATCGGTTACAGCGCCGCTTATGTTTCACTTCTTCCActtgtaaataacaaataacgtCAATTTTCTTATCTTACCACTAATTTTCACACTTAAAGGGTATCGAAACTAATTTggctttatataaattaatataattgctaTTTTCGAATCGATCACCAAAGTAAATCAAAAATAGTTCAGAATATAATTTTCCAGACATGCTTACTTTAGATTACtgatttgtttactttattctTGATATCGATTCGAACCGTTTATTGATTTCTGCTATTTATGATTTTACACTAAATGAAAAATTAggatcaaataaaaatacaaaatttcatcaatttctttattcaaaataaatatacaatctTCAACTGCCTAAATGCTTTACATGCATCTAAATGCCTTACACGACTTCACGAATGCTTTGCAATCATACAgccaataaaacaatattcttacaTTCTAGTAGTAAAACAGCCTTGTGTAATGATCATTTACAAAGACAATATCAAGTAGAGATACCTAACTAGCTATTTCTACtgatatttatgtttgtgaTTTCATTACTATCAACCTTTGATGTTTTTGTCTCTGGTGATGTGCTACTATTATCTATGGTGCCGTCTGCTATTGATTCAACGGTGAACCTATGAACCATACCCAAAGTCGGATTCTTATCAGTTAAGTTCTTTTTCCTCTCGCGATTTTCTGCCTTTTGTTCCATTTCCATGCAATGCTCGGCGAACAATAGCTGTAGTGGCGCGTACATGTGAGGCAATAACTCCAAGTCACTCATTGATATCTGAAAACAACgacaatgttacataatataattaattcttcGTTTTAAGTCGATACAAGGGATAAAAGATTAGTTAGTTATATACGCAAAACAAAACAACACTGTAATATGTTGATACTCAAATTTCTACACTGTTTTCAGATATAATAatctgataatttaaaaatggaactcAATAACAACCTGCATGTTGTCGAAGGCGATGCCGACGCTGTTGTTGTCGTGCAATATGTTGTGGTTGAGCCGCGGCAGGCGAGCGTATCGCTGGCTGAAGTGCGTGAGCACGGTGTACCGCGCGTGCATACTGCGCCCAATCTCGATGGCTTGAGACGTCGTCGAGTGCATCTTCATCCGCGCCTCCTCTGCCAACTGGTCTTCCATCGTCGCCTCGTGGATCAGTAGGGTCGAGTTCTTACCTGCAAAATGAAGTAATACCATAGATTATAAAAGTGTTACGGTCTTCGGTTCTGACCTACAAAGAGTAGGCAGAGGGACGTAATATGTCTCTTTAgtcgatattatatttggtCTGCACTACATCAGGTGCAGGTTGACCAGAgagtcctgggtttgaatccaaAGTTAGGCAACACATTGTATAAGTATTTCTAGTCCTATTTTCCCGAAACTGGATCTCCTAAATGAGGCCGACGTACTGGCCATCGCTCGTAAAAACTACACCAcattgttgaaaaatattttaaaaaatctgttgtACCACATAAATTAGAGTAGAAAAAGTTAAGGTTTAGAATAAGAAGAAGGCATTACCTAGATTTACGAGTTCCTCGCAGGGTATGGTGTCGCCGGAGTACGTGAGCTTGTACTTGCTGTCGATGGAGACGGCGACGCCGAACGCGTTGGGACAGTGCGACACGAGGCACGTGCGCACGTCCTGCACGCCGATGCGCGCCAGCACCGCGCTCGTCAGCTCCTCGGACACTTTTCCTACATTGTATAACTAACAAAACATCGTATGTTAATGTAGAAATACTTTAATGGGGTGCAACCGGACAAAGAAATAGGATTCGTTATTCACTTGTATAAGTACAGATTGTGTAAATAAATCAACCAACAATTCCAATAGCTATCCTCGCATTATTCACGAAAATAGCAAATCAGGATAAAGTTTCACTAACAGGTGACtttatttgattggtttattctcagaaTCTGGCCATTAGTTAAATGAAACTTACTAATTCCTGGTTGGGTATGAGAGTGAACTCTTGTCGTATCCGCTCGAAACGTTGGTCGTACACCGACAGCCAAGACATGATTTGACCTGGAGCCAGTAAATACAAGGGATCTGGTTTGTCCGCCGCGGATACTTCCTCGAACGCTTCACGGCGCGCTTGCAGGATGCCGATGAGACCTggtaaataaaaaccattttttttttaaatatcttatgacattatttattccatttagcatcggaatgtttgccggcaaacatgacagctacatgacagttacatgacattatgcgtgtcacggaaaaataaccttattatgtagttgcaatgactaaatataaagaggagaggcctcaaaagttagctatatgaataagttatatttatgttagggaaatcgacgcagaattgtcaatatatatgtctatctcttttactcaaagcttatttggaacgcaacaaacaaagacaaaaataattgctttcttcgaatatggcactatttcgtttacttcaacacactgggaccgccttgcagcagaaacgccatttattgcagcccagtcagcaagtacatgtagtgtcagacgatgtaaacaaatcttcataaatattgaatttaaagtaatataatcatattctcaattgtttagttCGTTTATTAGTGtgtttgttaagtttcgaaaatgactcggTGTTGTGTgcaaggatgcaaatcgaattcacgcaagaaagaccccgaaatatcttttcataggttagtaactgtttttaccgaaaattagtaaatatctttgtatatttactttttggatgtgtttttatcaattaaaattatatttgaatcttgtttgataagctttgaacccttttaggcgtgatttataaccattaaaatcattatgtttgtttacacacgagcttagggatgggtggatttgtttagaaatgattgatatcgatattttaacagacgcccgtttatcagttacggattttgtctttgaaagaatgttagagcacacatcaatattgtattatccagaacgacaaactaagtgaaattagaatttttttttagattaccaaaaaatttaaaaaccaaggcaaaatgaattgagaatattggacgacgtgattggaatcctacaccgaatacatacttatattcgttctttacattttgagaagaaatgcataaaccacacgtttaattaacgcgagtaaaagataactgttttccaacaatattcccgataagtaaaatagtaatgattattatacttcacctaatagtaatattactttaatatattgctatgaataaaattagaattgttacataaaagaatagataaacataaaagataaacataaaagaaacaacataaagatgaaatgtaagatatatttttacaattggcggtcttatgtttcgagcaacctttgcatgcacggaaatagatacataatcatattgttgttattgcacataattatgtattataattgattatcttaaccaccatctttacgctcattgattttagtttgctgaaacatagtcatgtttctcgatcaaagagcataatcataaaataaaataaataccaaccaaataattgctggctacgctatcttattccatttatcatgtattaagtaaatatcttaatctgtaacttaaatttttagcaaggaatagtgcaacatacaaatatagatcaaacacaactggatgtttgtcacaacaggtactgctttctttaacaattgttacttataaatcagtttcagtttgtttgtttatattatagtacgttatatttatattatggtagaacctaacccctttcgtatttgatcttttttgggcttgtttatctctcttttaattcttcgatgtcgatacaaaattttcggtactagcatatcactattgtaaggggcggagtcggcgccattttatgcattaaatgtgccgcatgtcacgtgaccatatcactctcctctatactcttttatcattgtgTAGTAGATAatgcgtaatgtcatgtagctgtcatgtttgccggcaaacattccgctggtaaatgggttaaaatagattttttaatatatgatCATTGTATCGCATCGATAAGTAAATTATTACGTTTCGGCACTATTATAAACTGTAATCAttgtatataaacatttttcttttgtaaatgaTCACTCGATGGAACAgatgaaatatttacaacattCTAATAAATCAGATGGACGAACCTATATGATGATCGGCGTGTAAATGTGACACATAAACGGCGGTGAGCGTCCTGAGGAACGCGTTCACCTTCTTTGGCCCGAAGAACCGCACCAGCTGCCCAAACGTACCCTCGCCACAGTCCAGCAGCATTGAACGATTCTCACTAtaacattatcatcatcatccactTATGTTTTGAACTTCAATAGGTCATATTGCGGAATAGATTATTTTCATGGATGTTGCCACCTTTCTCTCTGGGATACGATCTTGAaaaatcacattataaaaatctaCTGTTGCAAAACTAGGCTTCTAACTGTAACACATTGCGATACattcgaaataaatattgtgatagGGAACTAAGTGCAAGCAAGTGCCTGTCAAACgactttaactttttttttaataaaacttttttgtactcaCTCGATCTGCAGTGCAATGGCGCTTGTATTTCTGGTTTTACTGGGTATGCAGGAGCCGGTACCAAGGAATACCACCTTAGGATACTCCTGGTGCGCGGTGGCCTTGTACCTGATGCCATCCACCACTCGCCGGAACTGCTCTAGGCTGCCCACGAACCCGTCTATGTCCATTGTCTCTTCAATATATTCTTGGATGTGCAGCTTTGGTTCTGCTGATCTGTGGAGAtgacttctttaattttaaaatccgcATTGCATTGAACGCATGAGCAATAGAAAACTGGTAGCTGTTATTGAACAGCACTGTATTTGCTTTTTCTTTAAATCTACAGGGCAAAATAAGAAGCGCAAGTATAACGACATTGAAATGCCTTATTTTTGTTGCTGAGGCAGAGGCACTACCTGGAAATTGACTAGCTATGAGACAATGACTGAAAGATTTTCGattcaattatttaatgttttgaacACACACAGTGAACACAGTTGTTTATTTACTGACCTGTCCAATTGTTTTTTGGGCCTCAGCTGGAACATAGTGAGCGTCCTTGCAGATATGATCTCGAGTTTAGCGTGAGGGTCTTCGTCTGAAGCCACTGAGCCGTCGCCCTTGCACGACCCCTCCATGTTTATTATGTTCTGGAACTGCGCGAGCGCAATCTACAAATGTTCCTTGACTATTTGTACCCATCACCATGGTTAAATGATGTTATGATGGCTAATGATGAAACGAATATTAACGGGTTATATAGCAAATGAGGTTTTACACAATTACTGTGAAGTTAcagttactataataattaaaatgttattgaatgCCATTCTAACGGCGTTTAATGTGCCTagctaatattatttgaatattatgaacGATACTAACAACTTatcaattgtaataattaataaaatctgttATTGTACTAGTTTGAATCCTATGTCTGAACGAGGAAGACATCTTATAGTTTAATGTTCGTAAGGTTTAAAGCCTAGTAAACCCTTTCTCTTCTAACTAGAATTCTTTATATACACTGCTGCAGGTAacttaatcaataaaaaatatagtaataaagaaatattagatTACAGTGAAATTtataaagtagtagtagtgtaGTCAAGTAAAATTGGAACTCACGAAAAATCTGATATATGAAGAAtacaatatgatatattttttttcattgatatttcTAAATTCAgcacagtaaaaaaatatttataataatatatgaaagaaTATATCTACATAAACAAGGAAAGAAAAACATCTTGTTAGAAATAAGTAAAGATTACTTCATAgtcatttaatattcaaattcaattattaaaatttagaatgTGAAATAAGCATATGTTATGATTTTGTCATTTAACCTACTTTTTATACATTCAGcaccataatatttataaatgctttgtaataagaaaagaaaaagtTCTCATATTGCAGATTGGTTTAGTCAAATGTAACAGTATATGAAGTCAATGTTTAGTAATTGATTTATGCTTACCATTTTGGAACtgtagtaatttaatattagactCGGTTATAGCGTTATGgccaatctatactattatataaagctgaagagtttgtttgtttgtttgtttgtttgtttgtttgtttgtttgaacgcgctaatctcaggaactaccggtccaaactgaaaaattctttttgcgttggatagccctatgttcgtggagtgctataggctatatatcatcacgctatacccaataggagcggagcagtaatgtctaatctcaggaactaccggtccaaactgaaaaaatctttttgcgttggatagccctttgttcgtggagtgctataggctatatatcatcacgctatacccaataggagcggagcagtaatggctaatctcaggaactaccggtccaaactgaatttttttttttgcgttggatagccttttgttcgtggagtgctataggctatatatcatcacgctatacccaataggagcagagcagtaatggctaatctcaggaactaccgcttcgaactaaaaaaaatcattttgtattggatagccctttgttcgtgaagtgctataggctatatatcatcacgctatgaccaacaggagcagagcagtaatggctaatctcagaaactaggagtttgaactgaatagttctttttgtgttggatagccctttgttcctgaaatgctataggctatatatatcatcacgctatgcccaataggagcggagcagtaatcgctaatctcaggaactaccggttcgaactgaaaaaatatttttgtgttggatagccctttgttcctggagtgctataggttagatatcgtcacgctatgaccaataggagcggagcagtaatgaaacttgatgcaaaaacggggacaatttattagttttgagagcttctgttgcgtgcgctgcgtaaacggttaaagttatgcaacaataatgtatgacgggattgttcctcttaaaaagttctacaaaaatatatcataaaacaaaagtcccccgatgcatcggtctgcccgaacgtgttcaactcaaaaactacccaacgtattaggataaaatttggtatggagacagtttgagaccctgggaagaacataggcttccgggaaaatatatagcgtgacttttataacggaaaactttagcctgaaaaactttataacgcgggcggagccgcgggcaaaagctagtaaaataatatacagttaGCTACCTAATTGTTAAGGCAAGAGCAGAAAATCACTAACAGATGAATAACCTTACAGATTTTTAAACAACTCACAAAAAAGAAGGTTCTAAAGACTTCatcttttttacatttatcgcgatataaaaaaatattaacaaagcaGTGAACATGCATGTAATATGAATCGTGTGGTACCTTATTTTTCAACTCGTCAAGGCCCTTGAGGTGTTCGTGTTTGGAGTTGGCAGGCGCGCTCCACTCGGCGGGCACGGACGCGTCGCGCAGCAGCGGGAACACGTCCGCGTCCAGCAGGTGCAGCTTGTGCTGCGAGCGGTGCACCGCCTCCGAGCCCAGGCACGAGTTCTGCGCGTTCAGCACCAGGTGCCGCGTGCTCGCGCCGAACATCGACATGAACTCGCGATATCTGATACCACATCACATTTTTTTCGAGTACGTTTTAGCTTAGCAATTGCTgtctaaactaaaaaaaattcgTAAAGAGTGATATCAAATTATGAATAGAAATAAGAGCAGGGAATAATATAAAAGGATTATATAGTTAAGCAACTAAACCTTTGATATGCAGGATCTGTTATAAAATTCATTCTAAATTGCACTTACGTGGGATGGTTAAATACATTAGGTGGTGTGTAATGGACGATGATCGTTGGTATGTTCTCCGGCGGATTGTCGCCATTGTCAAAGTGTGCCGCAAATTCCGACACTTTTAAATATGACAACTCTGGGACTTCGataactaaaaaaaagtaaaaggtTGACAGCAGCAGCTTGATTATCTAGTTATTGAACTTAGTTACaggagtaaaatatttattttctaatcattaatatatttgggCTACATATCCAAAGCTGCTaattgctaatattttttttgttagcaTTAATCTATGTAATGAGTATTAACTGCTCTGATTCAATAGCGATTATCATCAGCAGAGGCATGTTTAATAACTAAtacaagaaacatttattttatcccTGTAAGTGAAGTACCAATGTCTGAAGTAGTTCTTACTTATAAACACAGGTCCAGGGTCGTCAGGGGTTTTCACATCTTTCGACAACACTAGAGTGCCGTCAGGCAAAACCACATCTTGTCCGTTTTTGAGCTGACCGAGCTGCGGGCCTGGCTTCACACCCCTCTCCACACATTTGGCCAAGTCCAGAGTGCCTAACCGTTTCTgtttatacataaaatgtttaataataatcctttttctaagaaaattattactttCGTTTTTTAGATGCGTACAAACATGAAGAATGGACCCGAATACGCGAATTGCGAAAGAAACGCGAAATATCACAGGCGGCGCCCGCGCCTCATGTGAACCATCAAATAAAGACACGCATGAATACTTGCAACAACTGTACGCTACGGGCGAGCGTACCGCGTATTCTAATACAAACTTAGGGAACATCACTGTTACatactatgtatatttttgacTCAAGCCTTGAATATTGCAAAACTATACAAACAGATTAGTTAGCAATATGGGTACACACCTTCAATGTGCAAATGTATGCAACAGtgcattttgttttcttttgcaGATCGTACAAAACTTTTTCAgtcttttttttcatatctgaGGACAATGGCATTACTCAATACATATGTTAATTTACACTAAGAGAATGTATCAAATTACAATTGGGAACAcaagattttgaaaataaaatttatgtgacaGGAGAAATGTTATCTAACCATAAAATTtactacaatttaatatttacagtttagtattttgaaactatttgaaaaatatatactcagAACTTTTAAGCACATAATGGATTgatctattaataatataaaaaaaatcgacatCAGTTATGTTCACCTTTATCTGAACTTGATTTTGATTTAGATTTTTCTGGTGAGGCCCCCTTGCTCTTTGCTTCCATGTTCCTTATCTCAGGTTTGTAATAATCTGTGTCGTCGTGTATAAATTCTTCGTAATCTTTGTCTGAATTATTGTCTAACTTAGGTTTTTTTGCTGCTGGTTTCAGATCTTGGTTAACATTTGGAAGAATACTGTCATGTGGACCTCTGCGACAATTCATATTgtgatatgaaaataattaaaaaaatataatatttaatttgtaattaataacaatactgttcaaattatattagaaaatactCTAATATTGCtaagatttaaatttttaagcatttaaaattcatttaggcaacaaaatagttaaatattgcacaattttttgtttcttttgaataatgaaaaaaatatttttataaaatacttacagtAAAACATATTTCACAGTCATGACATTATCTTCAAAGTCTTCACTGGGACTACATTGTGCCATCTTCACATTCATCTCTTTCATGATAACAAATCTTCTTGTGGCTTGGTACAACTCATCctaaagaatttttttattataaaataagatttagataaaatggtctaataaaattatgaagctAGT
This genomic window from Manduca sexta isolate Smith_Timp_Sample1 chromosome 12, JHU_Msex_v1.0, whole genome shotgun sequence contains:
- the LOC115446475 gene encoding ribonuclease Z, mitochondrial isoform X2, translating into MYGIGALFSKRVVSSCDGRCYSTSRNKKLFQFLAKMPKETAARIAVAQRQRQVISKKSEKYTPSTVYLQVMGSGARGAANTLYLFTDQKRYLFNCGECTQRLAHEHKVKLSRLEHVFITSKTWRNIGGLPGLSLTLQDVGIPKITLHGPEGLDELYQATRRFVIMKEMNVKMAQCSPSEDFEDNVMTVKYVLLGPHDSILPNVNQDLKPAAKKPKLDNNSDKDYEEFIHDDTDYYKPEIRNMEAKSKGASPEKSKSKSSSDKDMKKKTEKVLYDLQKKTKCTVAYICTLKKRLGTLDLAKCVERGVKPGPQLGQLKNGQDVVLPDGTLVLSKDVKTPDDPGPVFIIIEVPELSYLKVSEFAAHFDNGDNPPENIPTIIVHYTPPNVFNHPTYREFMSMFGASTRHLVLNAQNSCLGSEAVHRSQHKLHLLDADVFPLLRDASVPAEWSAPANSKHEHLKGLDELKNKFQNIINMEGSCKGDGSVASDEDPHAKLEIISARTLTMFQLRPKKQLDRSAEPKLHIQEYIEETMDIDGFVGSLEQFRRVVDGIRYKATAHQEYPKVVFLGTGSCIPSKTRNTSAIALQIDENRSMLLDCGEGTFGQLVRFFGPKKVNAFLRTLTAVYVSHLHADHHIGLIGILQARREAFEEVSAADKPDPLYLLAPGQIMSWLSVYDQRFERIRQEFTLIPNQELLYNVGKVSEELTSAVLARIGVQDVRTCLVSHCPNAFGVAVSIDSKYKLTYSGDTIPCEELVNLGKNSTLLIHEATMEDQLAEEARMKMHSTTSQAIEIGRSMHARYTVLTHFSQRYARLPRLNHNILHDNNSVGIAFDNMQISMSDLELLPHMYAPLQLLFAEHCMEMEQKAENRERKKNLTDKNPTLVEEVKHKRRCNRSPNRGSKCSSPCHDGGSAPNSYVNYRESNASRLRQELKGMTVSGIVRPRSKSSSPTKISTRSLSESATSKLRRETSPEKPCVQAAVEVIPTSRTISECSNSSRDARPADRLKLIKKNSTSHVIDTRSRTLNSAAPIPKNGEILDIVTKNIKKKASIAPSTPPSRPNSGYGKPLVTPVNRKLTVRRESPPQRQIVAHVTAEKVSPVLRSKSPVKPLKGDIKESSPSNTSKKSDINRIRQPTKAPASGNKLRGTHDTNAKLEVKLPTRSNAANKNNISSSHNKNVNIPKHEFRPGARSWNQEPVRKVSAPLQELNGKCKNFYISPSNGRPNSAIHSNKSFKPQLEDIKSSYLLLNKKSRDKTKHFSANEKPDLLCISKPEAFSEHQRREQLSEARKKFQSKQFWNDAKYDKIEGLNWISWN
- the LOC115446475 gene encoding ribonuclease Z, mitochondrial isoform X1 — protein: MYGIGALFSKRVVSSCDGRCYSTSRNKKLFQFLAKMPKETAARIAVAQRQRQVISKKSEKYTPSTVYLQVMGSGARGAANTLYLFTDQKRYLFNCGECTQRLAHEHKVKLSRLEHVFITSKTWRNIGGLPGLSLTLQDVGIPKITLHGPEGLDELYQATRRFVIMKEMNVKMAQCSPSEDFEDNVMTVKYVLLGPHDSILPNVNQDLKPAAKKPKLDNNSDKDYEEFIHDDTDYYKPEIRNMEAKSKGASPEKSKSKSSSDKDMKKKTEKVLYDLQKKTKCTVAYICTLKKRLGTLDLAKCVERGVKPGPQLGQLKNGQDVVLPDGTLVLSKDVKTPDDPGPVFIIIEVPELSYLKVSEFAAHFDNGDNPPENIPTIIVHYTPPNVFNHPTYREFMSMFGASTRHLVLNAQNSCLGSEAVHRSQHKLHLLDADVFPLLRDASVPAEWSAPANSKHEHLKGLDELKNKIALAQFQNIINMEGSCKGDGSVASDEDPHAKLEIISARTLTMFQLRPKKQLDRSAEPKLHIQEYIEETMDIDGFVGSLEQFRRVVDGIRYKATAHQEYPKVVFLGTGSCIPSKTRNTSAIALQIDENRSMLLDCGEGTFGQLVRFFGPKKVNAFLRTLTAVYVSHLHADHHIGLIGILQARREAFEEVSAADKPDPLYLLAPGQIMSWLSVYDQRFERIRQEFTLIPNQELLYNVGKVSEELTSAVLARIGVQDVRTCLVSHCPNAFGVAVSIDSKYKLTYSGDTIPCEELVNLGKNSTLLIHEATMEDQLAEEARMKMHSTTSQAIEIGRSMHARYTVLTHFSQRYARLPRLNHNILHDNNSVGIAFDNMQISMSDLELLPHMYAPLQLLFAEHCMEMEQKAENRERKKNLTDKNPTLVEEVKHKRRCNRSPNRGSKCSSPCHDGGSAPNSYVNYRESNASRLRQELKGMTVSGIVRPRSKSSSPTKISTRSLSESATSKLRRETSPEKPCVQAAVEVIPTSRTISECSNSSRDARPADRLKLIKKNSTSHVIDTRSRTLNSAAPIPKNGEILDIVTKNIKKKASIAPSTPPSRPNSGYGKPLVTPVNRKLTVRRESPPQRQIVAHVTAEKVSPVLRSKSPVKPLKGDIKESSPSNTSKKSDINRIRQPTKAPASGNKLRGTHDTNAKLEVKLPTRSNAANKNNISSSHNKNVNIPKHEFRPGARSWNQEPVRKVSAPLQELNGKCKNFYISPSNGRPNSAIHSNKSFKPQLEDIKSSYLLLNKKSRDKTKHFSANEKPDLLCISKPEAFSEHQRREQLSEARKKFQSKQFWNDAKYDKIEGLNWISWN